The following coding sequences are from one Streptomyces sp. V3I7 window:
- a CDS encoding peptidoglycan-binding protein, with product MAQPMSASKLVEILRAEGVTVHEVRDWRHHNRNTKGPWGPINGVMIHHTVTSGTAASVDICYDDYSGLPGPLCHGVIDKKGHVHLVGNGRANHAGLGDSDVLRAVVDESGLPHDNEADTDGNRHFYGFECINLGDGKDPWPEAQKEAIEKVAAAICRHYGWSERSVIGHKEWQPGKQDPRGFTMDGMRARIAKRLAGKGGGTDSGDHKPAPRPAHAPFPGSGFFHTGQRSPLITAMGRRLVAEGCGRYERGPGPEWTEADRTSYAAWQHHLGFRGQDADGIPGKTSWDRLKVPAVD from the coding sequence ATGGCCCAGCCGATGAGCGCGTCCAAGCTGGTGGAGATCCTGCGCGCGGAGGGCGTGACCGTCCACGAGGTGCGGGACTGGCGCCACCACAACCGCAACACCAAGGGCCCGTGGGGCCCCATCAACGGCGTGATGATCCACCACACCGTCACCTCCGGCACCGCCGCCTCCGTCGACATCTGCTACGACGACTACTCCGGGCTGCCCGGCCCGCTCTGCCACGGCGTCATCGACAAGAAGGGCCACGTCCACCTCGTCGGCAACGGCCGCGCCAACCACGCGGGCCTCGGCGACAGCGACGTCCTGCGGGCCGTGGTCGACGAGTCGGGACTCCCGCACGACAACGAGGCCGACACCGACGGCAACCGCCACTTCTACGGCTTCGAGTGCATCAACCTCGGCGACGGCAAGGACCCCTGGCCCGAGGCACAGAAGGAGGCCATCGAGAAGGTCGCCGCCGCCATCTGCCGCCACTACGGCTGGTCCGAGCGCTCCGTCATCGGGCACAAGGAGTGGCAGCCGGGCAAGCAGGATCCGCGCGGCTTCACCATGGACGGCATGCGCGCGCGGATCGCGAAGCGGCTGGCCGGAAAGGGCGGCGGGACGGACTCGGGCGACCACAAGCCCGCGCCCAGGCCGGCACACGCCCCGTTCCCCGGAAGCGGCTTCTTCCACACCGGACAGCGGTCGCCGCTCATCACCGCCATGGGCCGCCGCCTCGTCGCCGAGGGCTGCGGCCGCTACGAGCGCGGCCCCGGCCCTGAGTGGACCGAGGCCGATCGCACATCGTACGCCGCCTGGCAGCACCACCTGGGCTTCCGAGGTCAGGACGCCGACGGCATCCCGGGGAAGACCAGCTGGGACAGGCTCAAGGTGCCGGCCGTCGACTGA
- a CDS encoding YhgE/Pip domain-containing protein: protein MTAERSNPERSPAGPGPGPVPQAAALALLRRPKLWLMPTILTGLLALLLSLLYMGGIVSPTRYLHHMPIGLVNEDKGSPLPGQRQNLGTQLTEAVVTNKSDDSAQWRRLPRAQARNQLASDQIYGALVVPANFTDSVAALTTTRADTAPTLTVLTNPGKGSLGSSFASQIMTTVSHQASLKVGQQLTASAGRAGADSTTRVLLSDPVRTVTKVGHPIGNNSGLGLSAFYYTLLLVLAGFLGGNLLHSSVDGALGYADIELGPWHSRRPTIRVSRTQTLLLKLLMTAGISVISASLIMLGCVGIWHMDASHLPLLWIFSYCAVLAVGIAVQAINAAFGGIGQLVSMFAFIALGLPSSGATVPLQALPGFYRFLSVFEPMRQLGDGVRAILYFDARGDAGLDRAWLMMVIGVAVSLLFGFAMTTYYDRKGLKRSIPRPG from the coding sequence ATGACCGCCGAGAGAAGTAACCCTGAGCGATCGCCCGCAGGTCCCGGCCCCGGCCCCGTCCCGCAGGCGGCCGCCCTCGCGCTGCTGCGCCGGCCCAAGCTGTGGCTGATGCCCACGATCCTCACCGGGCTGCTGGCCCTGCTGCTGTCCCTGCTCTACATGGGCGGCATCGTCAGCCCGACCCGCTATCTGCACCACATGCCGATCGGCCTGGTGAACGAGGACAAGGGCTCTCCCCTGCCAGGCCAGCGGCAGAACCTCGGCACCCAGCTCACCGAGGCCGTCGTCACGAACAAGTCGGACGACTCGGCCCAGTGGCGCCGGCTGCCCCGCGCCCAGGCGCGGAATCAGCTCGCCTCCGACCAGATCTACGGCGCCCTGGTCGTCCCGGCGAACTTCACCGACTCCGTCGCGGCGCTCACCACGACCCGCGCCGACACGGCGCCGACCCTCACGGTGCTCACCAACCCCGGCAAGGGCAGCCTCGGTTCGTCGTTCGCCAGCCAGATCATGACGACCGTCTCCCACCAGGCCTCGCTGAAGGTCGGGCAGCAGCTCACGGCCTCCGCCGGCCGCGCCGGCGCCGACTCCACGACCCGCGTGCTCCTCTCCGACCCGGTGCGGACGGTCACCAAGGTGGGCCATCCCATCGGCAACAACAGCGGGCTCGGGCTGTCCGCCTTCTACTACACGCTGCTGCTCGTCCTGGCCGGCTTCCTCGGCGGCAACCTGCTCCACAGCAGCGTCGACGGCGCGCTCGGCTACGCGGACATCGAGTTGGGTCCCTGGCACAGCCGCCGGCCCACGATCCGCGTCAGCCGCACGCAGACCCTGCTGCTGAAGCTGCTGATGACCGCGGGCATCAGCGTCATCAGCGCGTCACTGATCATGCTGGGCTGTGTGGGGATCTGGCACATGGACGCGAGTCATCTGCCGCTGCTGTGGATCTTCTCGTACTGCGCCGTCCTCGCCGTGGGTATCGCCGTGCAGGCCATCAACGCCGCGTTCGGCGGCATCGGGCAGCTCGTCTCGATGTTCGCGTTCATCGCCCTGGGGCTGCCGTCCTCGGGCGCCACGGTCCCGCTCCAGGCACTCCCCGGCTTCTACCGCTTCCTCTCGGTCTTCGAGCCGATGCGCCAGCTCGGGGACGGCGTCCGCGCGATCCTGTACTTCGACGCCCGTGGCGACGCCGGCCTCGACCGCGCCTGGCTCATGATGGTGATCGGCGTGGCGGTCTCCCTGCTCTTCGGCTTCGCCATGACGACGTACTACGACCGCAAGGGGCTCAAGCGCAGCATTCCGCGGCCCGGTTGA
- a CDS encoding MFS transporter, giving the protein MTTVQVRQSDPVADERRRWKALAVCLTAGFMTLLDTSIVIVALPSMERGLHAATADLSWVVSGYALTYGLVLVPAGRLGDLRGRRETFITGVALFTLASAACGLAPTGTWLVVFRLLQGMAGGLIAPQGSGLIQQMFKGAERARAFAAFGSVVAVSTAVGPLAGGLLIEASGSWRWVFYVNLPIGAAVIIAALRLLPRHAPRRDPREGFDVPGVLLLGAGALALMLPLVQEQAWSGRGKWALVPLAVLLLATFWAWEGRQLRRRRGPLLDLRLFRVRAFRLGALLSLAYFAGFTSVLFVYTLFLQITMGYSALAAGTAAMPFAVGSALAALAGGRLVGRYGRGLVVRGLSCVALGLVGVIVSVQLVPGRYVGWAAALPLLVAGIGSGLTVAPNTTLTLARVPVRRAGAAGGVLQTGQRIGSAAGIAAVGAVYFARLANHGRASGALQLGFLTSLLFILAALTLAVADMRDGSGTG; this is encoded by the coding sequence ATGACGACGGTCCAGGTACGGCAGTCGGACCCCGTCGCGGACGAGCGGCGGCGCTGGAAGGCGCTCGCGGTCTGTCTGACGGCGGGCTTCATGACCCTGCTCGACACGTCGATCGTGATCGTGGCGCTGCCCTCGATGGAGCGCGGCCTGCACGCCGCCACGGCCGACCTGTCCTGGGTGGTGTCCGGTTACGCCCTCACGTACGGCCTGGTCCTCGTCCCGGCGGGACGGCTGGGTGACCTGCGGGGCCGCAGGGAGACCTTCATCACCGGGGTCGCGCTGTTCACGCTGGCCTCGGCGGCCTGCGGACTGGCACCGACCGGCACGTGGCTCGTGGTGTTCCGGCTGCTCCAGGGCATGGCCGGGGGCCTGATCGCGCCTCAGGGGTCGGGCCTGATCCAGCAGATGTTCAAGGGCGCCGAGCGTGCGCGCGCCTTCGCCGCGTTCGGCAGCGTCGTCGCCGTCTCCACCGCGGTCGGCCCGCTGGCGGGCGGTCTGCTGATCGAGGCCTCCGGCAGCTGGCGCTGGGTGTTCTACGTCAATCTGCCGATCGGCGCGGCGGTGATCATCGCAGCCCTGCGCCTGCTCCCCCGGCATGCCCCGCGCAGGGATCCACGGGAGGGGTTCGACGTGCCGGGGGTGCTGCTTCTCGGTGCCGGTGCGCTCGCGCTCATGCTGCCCCTGGTGCAGGAGCAGGCCTGGTCCGGGCGGGGCAAATGGGCGTTGGTCCCCCTGGCCGTCCTGCTGCTGGCGACGTTCTGGGCGTGGGAGGGGCGGCAGTTGAGGCGCCGCCGGGGGCCACTGCTAGACCTGCGGCTTTTCCGCGTGCGGGCGTTCAGACTGGGCGCACTGCTGAGTTTGGCGTACTTCGCGGGCTTCACCTCGGTCCTCTTCGTGTACACGCTGTTCCTGCAGATCACCATGGGCTACAGCGCGCTCGCCGCGGGGACGGCCGCCATGCCGTTCGCGGTGGGATCGGCGCTCGCCGCCCTGGCCGGGGGACGCCTGGTCGGCCGCTACGGCCGGGGGCTGGTGGTCCGAGGGTTGAGCTGTGTGGCGCTGGGACTCGTGGGCGTCATCGTGTCCGTACAACTCGTGCCGGGCCGGTACGTGGGGTGGGCCGCGGCGCTGCCCCTGCTCGTCGCCGGGATCGGCTCGGGCCTGACCGTGGCGCCCAACACGACGCTCACGCTGGCCCGGGTGCCGGTACGGCGTGCGGGAGCGGCGGGCGGGGTGCTCCAGACCGGCCAGCGGATCGGGTCGGCGGCGGGGATCGCCGCGGTGGGCGCGGTGTACTTCGCCCGTCTGGCCAACCACGGCCGCGCCTCCGGCGCCCTCCAACTGGGCTTCCTGACCTCGCTGCTGTTCATCCTGGCCGCGCTGACGCTGGCCGTCGCGGACATGCGGGACGGTTCTGGGACGGGCTGA
- a CDS encoding Lrp/AsnC family transcriptional regulator: MAVDELDTRILRLLLEQPRTSVREYARILGVARGTLQARLDRLERDGVITGTGPSLSPAALGHPVLAFVHIEVTQGHLDDVGDALAGVPEIVEAFSITGGGDLLTRVVARDNAHLEDVIQKLISLPGVVRTRTEVALRERVPHRLLPLVESVGRSARG; encoded by the coding sequence ATGGCCGTGGACGAGCTCGACACCCGCATTCTGCGGCTGCTGCTGGAGCAGCCGCGCACCAGCGTCCGCGAGTACGCCCGCATCCTCGGCGTCGCCCGAGGCACCCTCCAGGCCCGCCTCGACCGCCTCGAACGCGACGGCGTCATCACCGGCACGGGCCCCTCGCTCTCCCCCGCCGCCCTCGGCCACCCGGTGCTCGCCTTCGTCCACATCGAGGTCACCCAGGGCCACCTCGACGACGTCGGGGACGCGCTGGCGGGCGTACCGGAGATCGTGGAGGCCTTCTCCATCACGGGCGGCGGGGATCTGCTGACCCGGGTCGTGGCGCGGGACAACGCCCACCTGGAGGACGTGATCCAGAAGCTGATCAGCCTGCCGGGCGTCGTGCGCACCCGCACGGAGGTGGCCCTGCGCGAGCGGGTGCCGCACCGGCTGCTGCCGCTGGTGGAGTCGGTCGGCCGGTCGGCGCGCGGCTAG
- a CDS encoding FUSC family protein, translating into MLKRVFTAPDPGLMRLRFAARAVLGIAAAVVMCGLAGYSLVGAIIGGITALLALFTVTDATIRGQAVTTALLPVVGLPVLAAAAELHDHSVARDLAFVAVVGAGVYARRWGPRGHSLGVFAFMTFFVAQFLHAAPAQLPELDAAVGLAVLTAAAVRFGVWCYERRLPVPAAPPAPPGGTGLARVTTRLAVQAAAAAGIALVVGQLVSGQRWYWAVGSAWWIFVNVASRGETLVRGARRMLGTLVGIGLGFLIAIPVGGQPVVTALLVAASVFGIFYTAAVSYTWMMLCVTLLIELLYGLLGHLTPGLLALRLVETGIGAVGALLAVLLVLPVTTHATTDAWIQRALRCVHACTEEAAARLAGSTTANPAVRAAELEQLLGRVRLSVAPLVHPLNPLLGRKRRARRVLALLDDCAREIRGLVAVATDPEASHDARLAAACWRVEAAVEALTEGGSEHITAPAEPPAEPVLAHLHGLERALADLAEPLRTPAAAPRVGA; encoded by the coding sequence GTGCTCAAGAGGGTGTTCACGGCTCCGGACCCGGGGCTGATGCGACTGCGGTTCGCCGCACGGGCCGTGCTCGGCATCGCGGCGGCGGTCGTCATGTGCGGCCTCGCCGGCTACTCCCTCGTGGGCGCGATCATCGGCGGAATCACCGCGCTGCTCGCCCTGTTCACCGTCACCGACGCCACGATTCGCGGGCAGGCGGTCACCACCGCGCTGCTGCCCGTCGTCGGCCTGCCCGTGCTCGCCGCGGCCGCCGAGCTGCACGACCATTCCGTGGCCCGCGACCTGGCGTTCGTCGCCGTCGTCGGAGCGGGCGTGTACGCGCGCCGATGGGGGCCGCGCGGCCACAGCCTCGGCGTGTTCGCCTTCATGACCTTCTTCGTCGCCCAGTTCCTGCACGCCGCCCCGGCGCAGCTGCCCGAGCTGGACGCCGCCGTCGGGCTGGCCGTGCTCACCGCGGCGGCGGTGCGCTTCGGCGTGTGGTGCTACGAGCGCCGCCTGCCGGTTCCCGCCGCGCCCCCGGCCCCGCCCGGCGGCACCGGCCTGGCCCGCGTGACCACCCGGCTGGCGGTCCAGGCGGCCGCCGCCGCGGGAATCGCCCTCGTCGTCGGCCAGCTGGTGTCGGGACAGCGCTGGTACTGGGCCGTCGGCTCCGCCTGGTGGATCTTCGTCAACGTCGCGTCGCGCGGCGAGACCCTGGTCCGCGGCGCCCGCCGGATGCTCGGCACCCTCGTCGGTATCGGCCTCGGCTTCCTGATCGCCATCCCGGTCGGCGGGCAGCCCGTCGTCACCGCGCTCCTGGTCGCCGCGTCCGTCTTCGGCATCTTCTACACGGCCGCCGTGTCCTACACCTGGATGATGCTCTGCGTGACCCTGCTGATCGAGCTGCTCTACGGCCTCCTCGGCCACCTCACTCCCGGCCTGCTCGCCCTGCGTCTCGTCGAGACCGGCATCGGTGCCGTAGGCGCCCTCCTGGCCGTGCTGCTGGTCCTGCCCGTCACCACCCACGCCACCACCGACGCCTGGATCCAGCGCGCCCTGCGCTGCGTCCACGCCTGCACCGAGGAGGCCGCCGCCCGGCTGGCCGGCTCGACGACGGCCAACCCCGCCGTCCGCGCGGCCGAACTCGAACAGCTCCTCGGCCGCGTACGGCTCTCGGTCGCCCCGCTGGTCCATCCGCTGAACCCGCTGCTCGGCCGCAAGCGCCGCGCCCGCCGGGTCCTCGCCCTCCTCGACGACTGCGCCCGCGAGATCCGCGGCCTGGTGGCCGTCGCCACCGACCCGGAGGCCTCCCACGACGCCCGACTGGCCGCCGCCTGCTGGCGTGTGGAAGCCGCGGTCGAGGCGCTCACCGAGGGCGGCTCCGAGCACATCACCGCCCCGGCCGAGCCGCCCGCCGAACCGGTCCTGGCCCACCTCCACGGCCTCGAACGCGCCCTCGCCGACCTCGCCGAGCCCCTGCGGACCCCGGCGGCGGCACCCCGGGTCGGAGCCTGA
- a CDS encoding LysR family substrate-binding domain-containing protein yields MTGSEESPSFRLAYVPGVTPAKWARIWNERLPDIPLTLAQVPAAETDGLLRGGEADAAFVRLPVDRTVFSAIPLYTETTVVVVPKDHVITAADEVTLDDLADEVLFHPLDDVLDWDSPPGEPAFERPATTEDAIELVAASVGLLVVPQSLARLYHRKDLTYRPVTDAPQSSVALSWPEEATTELVEDFIGIVRGRTVNSSRGRAEAPPSTEPAKRKSTEKAPARKNPAAGGAKSGSRPQRGRAGAPKGAKRGNPRRRS; encoded by the coding sequence GTGACAGGCTCGGAGGAATCACCGTCGTTCCGGCTCGCATACGTTCCCGGAGTGACGCCCGCCAAGTGGGCGCGGATCTGGAACGAGCGTCTGCCGGACATCCCGCTCACCCTCGCCCAGGTCCCCGCGGCCGAGACGGACGGTCTGCTGCGCGGCGGCGAGGCCGACGCGGCGTTCGTACGGCTGCCCGTCGACCGTACGGTCTTCAGCGCGATCCCCCTCTACACCGAGACCACCGTGGTCGTGGTGCCGAAGGACCACGTGATCACGGCCGCCGACGAGGTGACCCTCGACGACCTGGCCGACGAGGTCCTCTTCCACCCCCTCGACGACGTCCTCGACTGGGACAGCCCGCCCGGCGAGCCCGCGTTCGAGCGCCCGGCGACGACGGAGGACGCCATCGAGCTGGTGGCGGCGAGCGTCGGCCTCCTGGTCGTCCCTCAGTCCCTGGCCCGCCTCTACCACCGCAAGGACCTGACCTACCGCCCGGTCACGGACGCTCCGCAGTCGAGCGTGGCCCTGTCCTGGCCCGAGGAGGCCACGACCGAGCTGGTCGAGGACTTCATCGGCATCGTCCGCGGCCGCACCGTCAACAGCAGCCGCGGCCGTGCGGAAGCGCCGCCGTCCACCGAGCCGGCGAAGCGCAAGAGCACGGAGAAGGCACCCGCCCGGAAGAACCCCGCGGCGGGCGGCGCCAAGTCCGGGAGCCGGCCGCAGCGAGGCCGCGCGGGTGCTCCGAAGGGGGCCAAGCGGGGCAACCCGCGCCGGCGGTCGTAG
- a CDS encoding DUF6519 domain-containing protein, with the protein MHADLSRSTFRPERHYSAVVAQQGRVQLDADLNEQAAIQLHQARTLTADLIGQHGGPRDATGFRIEYVGGKHDIDTLYIHGGRYYVDGILCDADRPVAGTPVPDEDGESHDDEHETPAAAAYWDYWDQPDGFRDPEKAADRLPSPAQSPFLVYLKVWERAVSAAEDPALREVALGAALPDTAVRAKIVWQVLALSLSALEIEDADPSKEVVRAAFTRWAQRRSAPSAHLAARSERPEHADEDPCLVRPDARYRGPENQLYRVEVPAGGAAKDATFKWSRENGSVVFPVDELDGTWVQLATLGLDDKLDLDVGDLVEVTDTAYASRLEPLPLLRVEELDLPGRRVRLSAEPDPSIGRLPHLHPFLRRWDHHEGPRRKGRTAALKGGAVPVTEGEWLPLEDGVEVYFAKGGDYRTGDHWLIPARTATGSVEWPTDPARRPLLQAPAGIARHFAPLALIKGEGGNVDLRLAFGPLAASIPAADEAALEAEARAAAEEKRTENDPSHGRSQTTAAVEAAVEGDE; encoded by the coding sequence ATGCACGCTGATCTCTCCCGCTCCACCTTCCGGCCGGAGCGGCACTACTCCGCCGTCGTCGCCCAGCAGGGCCGCGTGCAGCTCGACGCCGACCTCAACGAGCAGGCCGCCATCCAGCTCCACCAGGCCCGCACCCTCACCGCCGACTTGATCGGACAGCACGGCGGCCCGCGCGACGCCACCGGCTTCCGCATCGAGTACGTCGGCGGCAAGCACGACATCGACACCCTGTACATCCACGGCGGCCGCTACTACGTCGACGGCATCCTGTGCGACGCCGACCGCCCGGTGGCCGGCACACCCGTACCGGACGAGGACGGGGAGAGCCACGACGACGAGCACGAGACGCCGGCCGCGGCGGCGTACTGGGACTACTGGGACCAGCCCGACGGCTTCCGCGACCCGGAGAAGGCCGCCGACCGGCTGCCCTCGCCCGCCCAGTCGCCGTTCCTGGTCTACCTCAAGGTGTGGGAGCGGGCCGTCTCCGCGGCCGAGGACCCGGCGCTGCGCGAGGTCGCCCTGGGCGCGGCGCTGCCCGACACCGCGGTCCGCGCCAAGATCGTATGGCAGGTGCTCGCCCTGTCCCTGAGCGCGCTGGAGATCGAGGACGCCGACCCGTCCAAGGAGGTCGTCCGCGCCGCCTTCACCCGCTGGGCGCAGCGCCGGTCCGCGCCCTCCGCCCACCTCGCCGCCCGCAGCGAGCGGCCCGAGCACGCCGACGAGGACCCGTGCCTGGTCCGGCCCGACGCGCGCTACCGCGGCCCGGAGAACCAGCTGTACCGGGTGGAGGTCCCCGCGGGGGGCGCGGCGAAGGACGCCACCTTCAAGTGGTCCCGCGAGAACGGCTCCGTCGTCTTCCCCGTCGACGAACTCGACGGCACCTGGGTGCAGTTGGCGACCCTCGGCCTCGACGACAAGCTGGACCTGGACGTCGGCGACCTCGTCGAGGTCACCGACACCGCCTACGCCTCCCGTCTCGAACCGCTGCCCCTGCTGCGCGTCGAGGAGCTGGACCTGCCCGGCCGCCGCGTCCGGCTGTCCGCCGAACCCGACCCGAGCATCGGGCGGTTGCCGCATCTGCACCCGTTCCTGCGCCGCTGGGACCACCACGAGGGGCCGAGGCGCAAGGGCCGTACCGCCGCGCTCAAGGGCGGCGCCGTGCCCGTCACGGAGGGGGAGTGGCTGCCCCTGGAGGACGGCGTCGAGGTCTACTTCGCCAAGGGCGGCGACTACCGCACCGGCGACCACTGGCTGATCCCGGCCCGCACCGCCACCGGCAGCGTCGAGTGGCCCACCGACCCGGCCCGCCGCCCGCTGCTCCAGGCGCCGGCCGGGATCGCCCGGCACTTCGCGCCGCTGGCCCTGATCAAGGGCGAGGGCGGCAACGTCGACCTGCGTCTCGCCTTCGGCCCGCTGGCCGCGAGCATCCCGGCGGCGGACGAGGCCGCTCTGGAGGCCGAGGCCCGGGCCGCCGCCGAGGAGAAGCGGACGGAGAACGACCCCTCCCACGGCCGTTCGCAGACCACAGCGGCCGTGGAGGCGGCCGTGGAAGGAGACGAGTGA
- a CDS encoding DUF5997 family protein, producing MKSHQSAQTMKPATAAKKLGVYLPATPAEFQEGVVTRAELGELQADPPQWLRELRANGPHPRPVVAEKLGVSISGLARGGVTDALTTEQIEALKQEQPEWLQQERATQADVRKEGARLKKAQREKDAEQG from the coding sequence ATGAAGTCCCACCAGAGCGCCCAGACGATGAAGCCCGCCACCGCGGCGAAGAAGCTGGGTGTGTACCTCCCCGCCACCCCCGCCGAGTTCCAGGAGGGTGTCGTCACGCGCGCCGAGCTGGGCGAGCTCCAGGCCGATCCGCCCCAGTGGCTGCGGGAGCTGCGTGCCAACGGCCCGCACCCGCGTCCGGTGGTCGCGGAGAAGCTGGGCGTGTCCATCTCGGGTCTGGCGCGCGGCGGGGTCACCGACGCGCTCACCACCGAGCAGATCGAGGCGCTGAAGCAGGAGCAGCCGGAGTGGCTCCAGCAGGAGCGCGCCACCCAGGCCGACGTCCGCAAGGAAGGCGCCCGGCTCAAGAAGGCCCAGCGCGAGAAGGACGCCGAGCAGGGCTGA